The Agrococcus sp. SGAir0287 DNA window AGGTTCGCCGCGAGCTGGCGCAGCAGCGTCGGCGATCCCACGACGACCGCGGGCGCCGTCGCGGCGTCGACGGCGATGCTGCGGGCCTCGGCGCGCGGCAGCAGCGTCTCGACCGCATCCTCCGCTGCGAGCGACAGGTCGACCCGCTCGCGCGCGAACGCGCGGCCGTCGGCGCGCGCGAGCAGCAGCAGCGACTCGGTGAGGTCGATCGCGCGCGCGTTCACGGCGTGCAGCCGCTCGAGCAGCGCCGGCACGTCCTCCTCCGGCGTCGCGCGGGCGACGTCGAGCATCGCCTGCATCGTCGCGAGCGGCGTGCGCAGCTCGTGCGACGCGTTGGCGGCGAAGCGCTCCTGCTCGGACACGTGCGCCTCGAGCCGATCGAGCATGCCGTCGAACGCGTCGGCCAGGTCGCGCAGCTCGTCACGACGACCAGGCAGGCGGATGCGGTGCTGCAGCGATCCCTGCGTCGCGAGCCTTGCCGCCTCGCCGATGCGGTCGAGCGGCGCGAGCATCCGGCCCGCGAGCAGCCAGCCGCCCACGACGCCGACGACGAGCAGCACGCCCATCGCGAGCGCCGCCGCCGGCGTGAACGCGCGCACGAGGTCGCCGCGGTTCGGCACGAATCCGCTCGCCGCGTCGATGGGGCCGGCGGGCACGTAGCGCAGCAGGAAGACGGCGACGACCGCCAGCAGCAGCGCGCCCGTGCCGACGACGACGGCGGCGTAGCTGAGCGCGAGGCGCACGCGCACGCTCGCCCCCTCACGCCGACGCGTCGGCATCCGTCCCCTCGGCCTCGTCCGCCTCGGCGATGCGGTAGCCGACGCCGGGCACCGTGCGCACGATCCACGGCTCGCCCAGCCGCT harbors:
- a CDS encoding sensor histidine kinase, with the protein product MPTRRREGASVRVRLALSYAAVVVGTGALLLAVVAVFLLRYVPAGPIDAASGFVPNRGDLVRAFTPAAALAMGVLLVVGVVGGWLLAGRMLAPLDRIGEAARLATQGSLQHRIRLPGRRDELRDLADAFDGMLDRLEAHVSEQERFAANASHELRTPLATMQAMLDVARATPEEDVPALLERLHAVNARAIDLTESLLLLARADGRAFARERVDLSLAAEDAVETLLPRAEARSIAVDAATAPAVVVGSPTLLRQLAANLVENAIVHNLDADGRIHVGTGERDGVAWLAVESTGERIDPADAETLAEPFRRGSTRVHDRGGVGLGLAIVRSIVAAHDGALVLRARPDGGLRVTIELPRVAR